From Bacteroidota bacterium, one genomic window encodes:
- a CDS encoding TIGR01777 family protein, translating into MMKKVLIAGGSGLIGSRLTKLLLKNNYEVAWLSRGKRAIHGVQLYHWDIDKQEIDITAVLWADAIIHLAGAGIADEKWTEKRKSEIINSRVKSIALLRNTMISQQHSIQCIIASSAVGFYGDRDNDLLTETSASGDGFLSSSVAKWENAIDTFADAKVRLVKLRFGIVLSENGGALPELKKTLPIGVAPLLGNGKQLYPWIHIDDIAGFILFALQQENVVGLYNVTANVNSQKQIMQSLQSVYNTFSVLIPVPVFVLRIMLGEMADTVLVSQNVSNKKMLDTGYDLQFSEIKTALQQIKNSHT; encoded by the coding sequence ATGATGAAAAAAGTATTAATAGCAGGAGGCAGCGGGTTAATTGGTAGCCGCTTAACAAAATTGTTACTGAAAAATAATTATGAAGTTGCTTGGTTAAGCCGTGGTAAAAGAGCGATACATGGAGTGCAATTATACCATTGGGATATTGATAAGCAAGAAATTGATATTACTGCTGTGTTATGGGCCGATGCAATTATTCATCTTGCAGGTGCAGGCATTGCAGATGAAAAATGGACTGAAAAACGCAAGAGTGAAATAATTAATAGTCGTGTGAAAAGTATTGCTTTGTTGCGCAATACAATGATTTCTCAGCAGCATTCCATTCAATGTATTATCGCTTCTTCTGCTGTGGGATTTTATGGTGATAGAGATAATGATTTACTTACAGAAACTTCAGCTTCCGGTGATGGTTTTTTAAGTAGCTCAGTAGCGAAGTGGGAAAATGCAATTGATACATTTGCAGATGCAAAGGTGCGTTTGGTTAAACTGCGTTTTGGAATTGTGCTTTCTGAAAATGGTGGTGCTCTTCCGGAATTAAAAAAAACATTACCTATTGGAGTTGCGCCGTTGTTAGGAAATGGGAAGCAATTGTATCCATGGATTCATATTGATGATATTGCAGGATTTATTTTATTTGCTTTGCAACAAGAAAATGTGGTGGGATTATATAATGTAACAGCAAATGTGAATTCCCAAAAACAAATTATGCAATCCTTGCAAAGCGTATATAATACATTTTCAGTTTTAATTCCTGTACCTGTTTTTGTATTAAGAATTATGTTGGGAGAAATGGCAGATACTGTTTTGGTAAGTCAGAATGTGAGCAATAAAAAAATGTTAGATACAGGATATGATTTACAATTTTCGGAAATAAAAACTGCATTACAACAAATAAAAAACAGCCACACCTAA
- a CDS encoding TonB-dependent receptor plug domain-containing protein: MKNFILLFLFSVVIVKTNAQSLHGVIYDNDGVTIPDVYLTNTTNTEHAHTNINGEFTITGIAIGDTLNISHIGYASTIFVVQNDEEIKITLPDNAVELNAVVISPSVQSLNVISKVDLLTMPVNSSQELLRKVPGLFIGQHAGGGKAEQMFLRGFDIDHGTDVAVTVDGVPVNMVSHAHGQGYADLHFVIPETIQFIDFGKGAYYADHGNLNTAAYIDFHTVERPEESIIKTEFGSFNTMRLVGLLNLLNTKNHHLYFAGENINTDGPFIASQNFRRYSGMIKYSGILANKDKIIFTASAFNSSWDASGQIPNRAVEEIGRFGAIDSTEGGNTGRRNIALQYNKYINRNTSIQNTIYFVNYDFELFSNFTYFLEDSINGDQIRQYENRNLYGGVSELLHEIQKGAVDITLKAAIGLRNDQVNEIGLSHTVNRTEELEVIQSGIINELNVYSYLDLEFAFGDFLINPGVRVDYFNFMYDDKTAELYTNESQSKAIVSPKFNLIYNPNNTIQYYFKSGMGFHSNDTRTIIYENVENALPKSIGSDLGVLWKPSQNVLVNVAVWTLFLEQEFVYVGDAGVVEPSGKTWRSGVDAGVRFQITKGLFMYSDFTYAYARSVDEEEGENYIPLAPIFTLTGGITYNTGKGFYGGLHYRGMGDRPANEDYSVVAKGYNVFDGNIGYAFSKIDIAFSVQNLLNTEWNETQFNTESRLYDEPAPVEEIHFTPGTPFAFKCSFQYAF; the protein is encoded by the coding sequence ATGAAAAATTTTATACTACTTTTTTTATTCTCAGTTGTAATAGTTAAAACAAATGCGCAATCATTGCATGGTGTAATTTATGATAATGACGGTGTAACTATTCCAGATGTGTATTTAACCAATACTACAAATACAGAACATGCACATACAAATATTAATGGTGAATTTACTATCACCGGAATTGCAATTGGCGATACTTTAAATATCAGTCATATTGGATATGCTTCTACAATTTTTGTTGTGCAAAATGATGAGGAAATTAAAATTACTTTACCTGATAATGCAGTGGAATTAAATGCCGTAGTTATTTCGCCTTCGGTGCAATCACTCAATGTGATTTCTAAAGTGGATTTACTTACAATGCCTGTAAATTCAAGTCAGGAATTATTGCGCAAAGTACCCGGCTTATTTATCGGCCAACATGCCGGTGGTGGCAAAGCAGAACAAATGTTTTTACGTGGATTTGATATTGATCACGGAACAGATGTAGCAGTTACAGTTGATGGTGTTCCGGTGAATATGGTTTCGCATGCGCATGGACAAGGATATGCTGATTTGCATTTTGTTATTCCAGAAACAATTCAATTTATTGATTTTGGTAAAGGCGCATATTATGCTGATCATGGTAATTTAAATACTGCAGCATATATAGATTTTCATACTGTGGAAAGGCCTGAAGAAAGTATTATTAAAACAGAATTTGGAAGTTTTAATACAATGCGTTTAGTTGGTTTATTAAATCTACTGAATACCAAAAATCATCACTTGTATTTTGCAGGAGAGAATATTAATACCGATGGACCATTCATTGCTTCTCAGAATTTCAGACGATATAGTGGAATGATAAAATACAGCGGCATTTTAGCAAATAAGGATAAAATAATTTTCACCGCTTCTGCATTTAATAGCAGTTGGGATGCAAGCGGTCAAATACCAAACAGAGCAGTGGAAGAAATTGGCAGATTTGGTGCTATAGATTCTACCGAAGGTGGAAATACCGGCAGAAGAAATATTGCTTTGCAGTATAACAAATATATCAATCGCAATACTTCAATTCAGAATACTATTTATTTTGTGAATTATGATTTCGAATTGTTTTCCAACTTCACTTATTTTTTAGAAGATTCAATTAATGGTGATCAAATCAGACAATACGAAAATCGAAATTTATATGGTGGTGTTTCTGAATTATTACATGAAATACAAAAAGGTGCAGTTGATATTACACTGAAAGCTGCTATCGGTTTGCGCAATGATCAGGTGAATGAAATTGGATTATCACATACGGTAAACCGAACAGAAGAATTAGAGGTAATTCAATCTGGAATTATTAATGAATTAAATGTATATAGTTATCTCGATCTTGAATTTGCTTTTGGAGATTTTTTAATTAATCCGGGTGTAAGAGTTGATTATTTTAATTTTATGTATGATGATAAAACCGCAGAATTATATACAAACGAATCACAATCAAAAGCGATAGTAAGTCCAAAATTTAATCTGATATATAATCCCAATAATACCATTCAATATTATTTTAAATCTGGTATGGGATTTCATTCCAACGATACACGCACTATTATTTATGAGAATGTAGAAAATGCATTGCCAAAATCAATAGGTTCTGATTTAGGCGTATTATGGAAACCTTCGCAAAATGTGTTGGTGAATGTAGCAGTTTGGACTTTATTTCTTGAGCAGGAATTTGTATATGTAGGTGATGCAGGTGTGGTGGAACCCAGTGGTAAAACATGGCGCAGTGGAGTAGATGCAGGTGTACGTTTTCAAATTACCAAAGGCTTATTTATGTATTCTGATTTTACCTATGCTTACGCACGATCAGTGGATGAAGAAGAGGGTGAAAATTATATTCCACTTGCTCCTATTTTTACATTAACCGGTGGTATTACTTATAATACCGGAAAAGGATTTTATGGCGGATTGCATTACAGAGGCATGGGCGACAGACCGGCCAATGAAGATTACTCAGTAGTTGCAAAAGGGTATAATGTATTTGATGGAAATATTGGTTATGCATTTAGTAAAATTGACATTGCTTTTTCAGTGCAGAATTTATTGAATACCGAGTGGAATGAAACACAATTTAATACTGAATCCCGCTTGTATGATGAGCCTGCTCCGGTAGAGGAAATTCATTTTACACCAGGTACCCCCTTTGCATTTAAATGCAGTTTTCAATATGCCTTTTAA
- a CDS encoding von Willebrand factor type A domain-containing protein — protein sequence MKIVHAIVLGTVLSAATLFTIQPRITHHSTFVSNKNSSISGTVTDAGSPIINVLVEIKGKQILQRTDAKGAFSFNALAAASYTLKFTAKGYVEKDTLIQLQENQSLEFTIQLEQEVIIDEQDVLSENKEIIISTPAESVYESKTLGYNTNAVSKREYSSGAVMQDSYSDYYNEDFNTEDYDFINENGFKKVIGNPLSTFSIDVDNASYSNIRRFISNNQAPPKDAVRIEEMINYFDYNYAHPTGEHPFEINTEISDCPWNPETKLIMIGLQGKDIDYSKADPSNLVFLIDVSGSMSQENKLPLVKTALNKLIENLDEKDRIAIVVYAGAAGLVLSSTPATQKQKINDALNALQSGGSTAGGAGIELAYKTAMENFIEGGNNRVILCTDGDFNIGSSGNADMVRLIEEKRKSGVFLTICGFGMGNYKDSKMEGIANNGNGNYYYIDNENEAKKVFVTDMRGTLFTIAKDVKIQVEFNPAKVAEYRLIGYENRLLNNEDFDNDAKDAGELGAGHRVTAMYEVKLKDNANFSPQGSKTDGEDLKYQTTQVNENAKYSNEIMTLKLRYKKPDGDVSKLVEKSITDTKIPFAQTSDNFRFASSVIEFGMLLRDSEYKGSATYESVVKLANGAKGSDKEGYRAEFIGMVQTFIGFAQVK from the coding sequence ATGAAAATAGTACATGCAATTGTTCTGGGAACTGTTTTATCCGCAGCCACTCTTTTTACAATTCAACCGAGAATTACACACCATTCCACATTTGTATCAAATAAAAATTCCAGTATCAGCGGAACTGTTACAGATGCCGGCTCACCAATTATTAATGTACTGGTAGAAATAAAAGGGAAACAAATTCTTCAACGCACCGATGCGAAAGGTGCGTTTAGTTTTAACGCACTTGCAGCAGCAAGCTATACATTGAAATTTACAGCAAAGGGATATGTAGAAAAAGACACTTTAATCCAATTACAAGAAAATCAATCTTTAGAATTTACAATACAATTAGAACAAGAAGTTATAATTGATGAACAAGATGTTTTATCTGAGAATAAAGAAATAATTATCTCCACTCCGGCAGAATCAGTATATGAAAGTAAAACACTTGGATATAATACAAATGCTGTTTCTAAGAGAGAATATTCATCTGGTGCTGTAATGCAGGATTCCTATTCTGATTATTACAATGAAGATTTTAATACAGAAGACTACGATTTCATCAACGAAAATGGATTTAAAAAAGTAATTGGAAATCCGCTTTCTACATTTTCTATTGACGTGGACAATGCATCCTATTCAAATATTCGCAGATTTATTTCTAATAATCAAGCTCCACCAAAAGACGCTGTCCGTATTGAAGAGATGATAAATTATTTCGACTATAATTATGCGCATCCAACCGGGGAACATCCCTTTGAAATTAATACTGAAATTTCTGATTGTCCATGGAATCCGGAAACCAAATTAATTATGATAGGCTTACAGGGGAAAGATATTGATTATTCAAAAGCTGATCCATCAAATCTTGTATTCCTGATAGATGTATCCGGCTCCATGTCGCAAGAAAATAAATTGCCTTTGGTAAAAACTGCTTTAAATAAATTAATTGAAAATTTAGATGAAAAAGATCGCATTGCAATTGTAGTGTATGCAGGTGCAGCCGGGTTAGTATTGTCATCCACACCTGCAACTCAAAAACAAAAAATAAATGATGCTTTAAATGCATTGCAATCCGGTGGTTCTACAGCCGGTGGTGCGGGTATTGAACTTGCTTATAAAACTGCTATGGAAAATTTTATTGAAGGCGGAAATAACCGTGTGATATTATGCACAGATGGTGATTTTAATATTGGCTCATCAGGCAATGCAGATATGGTTAGATTAATTGAAGAGAAAAGAAAGAGCGGTGTGTTCTTAACCATTTGCGGTTTTGGAATGGGCAATTATAAAGATTCAAAAATGGAAGGTATCGCAAACAATGGTAACGGAAATTATTATTACATAGATAATGAAAATGAAGCAAAGAAAGTATTTGTAACTGATATGCGGGGCACATTATTTACCATCGCAAAAGATGTGAAAATACAAGTGGAATTTAATCCTGCAAAAGTTGCTGAATATCGTTTGATTGGTTATGAAAACAGATTATTAAATAATGAAGATTTTGATAATGATGCAAAAGATGCCGGCGAATTAGGTGCAGGACATCGTGTTACTGCCATGTATGAAGTAAAGCTGAAAGACAATGCAAATTTTTCTCCGCAAGGATCAAAAACAGATGGTGAAGATTTGAAATATCAAACAACACAAGTAAATGAAAATGCAAAATACAGCAATGAGATAATGACATTGAAACTACGCTATAAAAAACCGGATGGAGATGTAAGCAAGCTTGTAGAAAAATCAATTACAGATACTAAAATTCCATTTGCACAGACATCCGATAATTTTCGTTTTGCTTCCAGTGTTATCGAGTTCGGAATGTTGTTGCGTGATTCAGAATATAAAGGCAGTGCCACTTATGAGTCTGTTGTAAAACTTGCAAATGGTGCGAAAGGCTCGGATAAAGAAGGATATCGTGCTGAATTCATCGGCATGGTGCAAACTTTTATCGGCTTTGCGCAAGTAAAATAA
- the purQ gene encoding phosphoribosylformylglycinamidine synthase subunit PurQ: MKFGVVTFPGSNCDQDLIHVMRNVMHCEVVELWHKQNDLGGLTTNDCVLLPGGFSYGDALRTGSIARFSPIMGAVIAHCNNGGYAIGICNGFQILCEAGLLPGILLENASQQFICKNIYLKADNNDNRMTANIPLSKVLKIPMAHGEGRYYADEETLQQVINNGQVLFRYCDEEGNITDAANPNGALYNIAGICNANRNVFGMMPHPERASEEILKNTDGRLIFQSFLKGVPVGV, translated from the coding sequence ATGAAATTTGGAGTAGTAACCTTTCCGGGAAGTAATTGCGATCAGGATTTAATTCACGTAATGCGCAACGTAATGCATTGTGAAGTAGTAGAATTATGGCACAAACAAAATGATCTTGGCGGACTCACCACCAACGACTGTGTATTATTGCCCGGTGGATTTTCTTATGGTGATGCATTGCGCACAGGCTCAATCGCACGTTTCAGTCCGATAATGGGAGCAGTGATTGCGCATTGTAATAATGGTGGTTATGCAATAGGTATTTGCAATGGTTTTCAGATTTTATGTGAAGCTGGATTGTTGCCCGGTATATTATTAGAAAATGCAAGTCAACAATTTATTTGTAAAAATATTTATCTGAAAGCGGATAATAATGATAACCGCATGACTGCAAATATTCCATTGTCGAAAGTATTAAAAATTCCTATGGCGCATGGAGAAGGAAGATATTATGCAGATGAAGAAACTTTACAACAAGTAATTAATAACGGACAAGTATTATTTCGCTATTGCGATGAAGAAGGCAATATAACAGATGCCGCAAATCCGAATGGTGCTTTGTATAATATTGCAGGTATCTGTAATGCAAATCGCAATGTGTTTGGTATGATGCCACACCCTGAAAGAGCATCGGAAGAAATTCTTAAAAACACAGATGGCAGATTAATTTTTCAATCGTTTTTAAAAGGTGTGCCGGTGGGCGTGTAA
- a CDS encoding HNH endonuclease, translating into MRNPPWHRDEIILALDLYSRLEPGKIHANNPDIIELSRLLNRLPIFDIRPDEVKFRNPNGVGLKLSNFLAIDSSYTGKGMQAYSHLDKKVFEEFQFNTEHLHKLAIHIRQIASDPELPNKLYIIPEEEEGELNTVQEGAVIFKLHKYRERDSTIIKKKKEAEFKRNGYLLCEACEFDFHKKYGELGYKYIECHHRIPLSDFTSTTKTSLIDLALVCSNCHRMLHRKLDTLSVESLKLF; encoded by the coding sequence ATGCGTAATCCACCTTGGCATAGAGATGAAATTATTTTAGCACTTGACCTTTATTCCAGATTAGAGCCAGGTAAAATACATGCAAATAATCCAGACATTATTGAGCTTTCCCGATTGCTTAATAGATTACCCATTTTTGATATAAGACCTGATGAGGTGAAATTTAGAAATCCAAATGGGGTTGGATTAAAGCTCAGTAATTTTCTTGCAATAGATTCAAGTTATACTGGTAAAGGAATGCAAGCATATAGTCATTTAGATAAAAAAGTATTTGAAGAATTTCAATTTAATACTGAGCATCTTCATAAATTAGCTATACATATAAGGCAAATTGCTTCAGATCCTGAATTGCCAAACAAGCTTTATATTATTCCTGAAGAGGAAGAAGGAGAACTTAATACCGTTCAAGAAGGCGCCGTTATTTTTAAGCTACATAAGTATCGTGAAAGAGACTCTACTATTATTAAGAAAAAGAAGGAAGCAGAATTTAAGAGAAATGGATATTTATTATGTGAAGCTTGCGAATTTGATTTTCATAAAAAATATGGTGAGTTAGGATATAAATATATTGAATGTCATCATCGTATTCCACTTTCAGATTTTACAAGCACAACTAAAACAAGTCTAATTGATCTTGCACTTGTATGTTCAAATTGTCATCGCATGTTACATCGAAAATTGGATACTTTAAGTGTTGAAAGCTTAAAATTATTTTAA
- a CDS encoding ABC transporter permease, which yields MQKQITYQHYNKMVWRQFKKHRPAYFALYVLFILICVALLAPIIANEKPLYAKYGHTTIFPAFSHKKNYTLTKNNETTLQINAQYDDWKQLPFDNVIWAPIPYSPGVKDYANSNFKSPSGQQFFKSSDGKLIEMPTRFRHWLGTNNLGEDVLAGLIHGTRISLSIGIISMGIATIVGLLLGMIAGFFGDNILQTSRGRFWTTILGFFFAWYYAFHMRTFILEDALQHSGIAAAFQFLISLCIFAIIVFMFSFIGKFIGMLPFAKKVIHIPADNIVSRLIEIIHSLPIFILIITIAAIAKPSLVNVMIIIGLTSWTGIARFTRAEMLRIRNLEFMQAAQSLGYSRQRMLLKHALPNGIAPALVAIAFGIASAILVESSLSFLGVGVPPESVTWGSLVNEGRSNFNAWWLVVFPGLAIFITVTTYNLIGEGLRDAFDPKLNN from the coding sequence ATGCAAAAACAAATTACATATCAGCATTACAATAAGATGGTGTGGCGTCAATTTAAAAAACATCGCCCTGCTTATTTTGCTTTATATGTATTGTTCATTTTAATTTGTGTTGCACTATTAGCTCCAATAATTGCAAATGAAAAACCATTATATGCAAAGTATGGCCACACAACTATTTTTCCTGCATTCAGTCATAAAAAAAATTATACACTAACAAAGAATAATGAAACTACTTTACAAATAAATGCACAGTATGACGATTGGAAACAATTGCCTTTTGATAATGTAATTTGGGCACCTATTCCCTATTCTCCCGGAGTAAAAGATTATGCGAACAGCAATTTTAAAAGTCCTTCCGGTCAACAATTTTTTAAATCGTCGGATGGAAAATTGATTGAAATGCCCACTCGTTTTCGTCATTGGTTGGGCACAAATAATTTAGGAGAAGATGTACTTGCCGGATTAATTCACGGCACACGTATTTCCCTTAGCATTGGAATTATTTCAATGGGTATTGCAACTATAGTCGGATTATTACTCGGCATGATTGCAGGATTTTTTGGCGATAATATTTTACAAACAAGCAGAGGCAGATTCTGGACAACTATCCTCGGATTTTTCTTTGCATGGTATTATGCATTTCATATGCGCACTTTTATTTTGGAAGATGCATTGCAACATTCCGGAATAGCTGCTGCATTTCAATTCTTAATCAGCCTTTGCATATTTGCAATTATTGTTTTTATGTTTTCATTTATTGGAAAGTTTATTGGCATGCTTCCTTTTGCAAAAAAAGTCATCCACATTCCTGCCGATAATATTGTTTCCCGTTTAATTGAAATCATTCATTCCCTTCCAATTTTTATTTTGATAATTACTATTGCTGCAATTGCAAAACCTTCGCTTGTCAATGTGATGATAATTATCGGGCTCACATCATGGACAGGTATTGCAAGATTTACCCGTGCGGAAATGTTGCGCATTCGCAATTTGGAATTTATGCAAGCAGCACAATCTTTAGGTTATAGCCGGCAACGTATGTTATTAAAACATGCCTTGCCCAATGGAATTGCTCCGGCGTTGGTTGCCATTGCATTTGGAATTGCTTCCGCTATTTTAGTAGAGTCCTCGCTATCATTTCTTGGTGTAGGAGTTCCACCGGAATCGGTAACATGGGGCTCCTTAGTAAATGAAGGTCGTTCAAATTTCAATGCATGGTGGCTGGTTGTTTTCCCGGGATTGGCAATTTTTATTACTGTAACTACATACAATCTGATAGGTGAAGGTTTGCGTGATGCATTTGACCCGAAGCTTAACAATTGA
- a CDS encoding HupE/UreJ family protein, producing MKKYLIFCGLLLLGISVSAHTINYTLEETSGNRVFIDYVLLGFKHILPLGLDHILFILCIFFLNKNLKSVLIQASMFTLAHSITLGLTAAGIINPPGSIVETLIALSIAMLAIENIYRDKVTGARLITIFVFGLVHGMGFAGALAETGIPNDAFLEAIIGFNVGVELGQATIILLAFITISYNFSKKIWYRRRIIIPISLSVLLISLWWTVERFLTIQF from the coding sequence ATGAAAAAGTATTTGATCTTTTGCGGGTTGCTATTGCTTGGCATCAGTGTATCCGCACATACTATAAATTATACGCTGGAAGAAACAAGTGGTAATAGAGTATTTATTGATTATGTGTTGCTTGGGTTTAAACATATTTTGCCTTTGGGTTTAGATCATATTTTATTTATTCTGTGTATTTTCTTTTTAAATAAAAATCTGAAATCCGTTTTAATTCAGGCGAGTATGTTTACACTTGCGCACTCTATTACACTTGGATTAACAGCCGCAGGAATTATTAATCCACCGGGTAGTATTGTTGAAACTCTGATAGCACTTTCAATTGCAATGCTTGCTATAGAAAATATTTACAGAGATAAAGTAACCGGAGCCCGATTGATTACCATTTTTGTTTTTGGTTTAGTTCATGGAATGGGTTTCGCCGGTGCGCTTGCGGAAACAGGAATTCCCAACGATGCATTCCTGGAAGCAATAATCGGATTTAATGTTGGTGTGGAGTTAGGTCAGGCAACAATTATTCTTCTCGCATTTATAACTATCAGCTATAATTTTTCTAAGAAAATTTGGTATCGCAGGCGCATTATTATTCCTATTTCTCTTTCTGTGTTATTGATTTCGTTGTGGTGGACAGTGGAAAGATTTTTAACAATTCAATTCTAA
- a CDS encoding trypsin-like peptidase domain-containing protein, translated as MQKYLYLILISFFGSNSFSQDYNLTLELQRTYNILKDSATGTCFLIESNQKNYWVTAKHVLGQVKNNQKIDFYILHDNSWTISSGIVLLHSNPSIDIALIVPSDTTKVNAISIRQVEAVLGDEGFFLGYPFGMRTNDNSKLNGGFPFPLIKKCVFSGNYNENGLNILIFDGNNNPGFSGGPIFINDRFDSNNTKLYLFAIVSSYYPQKNQMITPVGTFDYVENSGIIFAYSSGYIKEILSLNGL; from the coding sequence ATGCAAAAATATTTGTACCTAATTCTTATTTCTTTTTTTGGTTCTAATTCTTTCTCTCAAGACTATAATTTAACATTAGAACTTCAAAGAACATATAATATTCTAAAGGATAGTGCAACTGGAACATGTTTTTTAATAGAATCAAATCAAAAGAACTATTGGGTTACAGCAAAACATGTATTAGGTCAAGTTAAAAACAATCAAAAGATTGATTTTTATATTTTGCACGATAATAGTTGGACAATTAGTTCTGGAATTGTTTTATTGCATTCAAACCCTTCAATTGATATCGCATTAATAGTTCCATCTGACACAACTAAAGTAAATGCAATAAGTATAAGACAAGTCGAAGCTGTATTGGGAGATGAAGGCTTTTTTCTTGGATATCCTTTTGGTATGAGGACTAATGATAATAGCAAGTTAAATGGAGGTTTCCCTTTTCCTTTAATTAAAAAATGTGTGTTCTCTGGCAACTACAATGAAAACGGACTTAATATCTTGATTTTTGACGGAAATAATAACCCTGGATTTTCAGGAGGACCAATATTCATTAACGATAGATTCGACTCAAATAATACTAAGCTATATTTATTTGCAATTGTTTCTTCTTATTATCCTCAGAAGAATCAAATGATAACACCTGTTGGTACATTCGACTACGTTGAAAACTCAGGGATTATTTTCGCCTACAGTTCAGGATACATAAAAGAAATACTTTCACTAAATGGACTTTAA
- a CDS encoding DUF1801 domain-containing protein: MNHDIDNFYLTKEEPNRSCLIALRNIILNQDTDITETQKYGMPCFCFKNNMFCYLWTDKKSNEPYILMVEGKYLNHPELEEGNRNRMKILRINPNKDLPIKTIESILLSALELYKNGKINSKKYEN; the protein is encoded by the coding sequence ATGAATCACGATATTGACAATTTTTATTTAACCAAAGAAGAACCCAACAGAAGTTGTTTGATTGCATTGCGAAATATTATTCTTAATCAGGATACTGATATTACCGAAACTCAGAAATATGGAATGCCTTGTTTTTGTTTTAAGAACAACATGTTTTGCTATTTATGGACTGACAAAAAATCGAATGAACCATACATACTTATGGTAGAAGGTAAATATCTTAATCACCCGGAATTAGAAGAAGGCAATCGTAACCGAATGAAGATTTTAAGAATAAATCCAAACAAAGACTTGCCGATAAAAACTATTGAAAGCATTTTGCTAAGCGCACTGGAATTATATAAGAATGGTAAGATTAATTCAAAAAAATATGAAAATTAA
- a CDS encoding nuclear transport factor 2 family protein yields MKYHTYLILACLMAIVSCNTSEKMDATSLQNFGEKYAEAWSSQDPQNLASFYAEDGWLQINDGIPAVGQTAIAVSAQAFMFAFPDMKVTMDSLVTNDTITAFHWTLNGTYKKNGNKVQISGMELWKLDTHGYITQSKGSYNQEEYDNQLKDSINGIGY; encoded by the coding sequence ATGAAGTACCACACCTATCTAATCCTTGCATGTTTAATGGCAATTGTTTCATGCAACACATCAGAAAAAATGGATGCAACTTCCTTACAAAATTTTGGAGAAAAATATGCAGAGGCTTGGAGCAGTCAAGATCCACAGAACCTTGCATCGTTTTATGCCGAAGATGGCTGGTTGCAGATAAATGATGGAATTCCCGCAGTAGGACAAACAGCAATTGCGGTATCCGCTCAGGCATTTATGTTTGCCTTTCCTGATATGAAAGTAACTATGGATAGTCTTGTTACAAACGATACGATAACTGCATTTCATTGGACACTAAATGGCACCTATAAAAAGAATGGAAATAAAGTACAAATCAGTGGAATGGAATTATGGAAGTTGGATACACATGGTTACATCACACAATCCAAAGGAAGTTATAATCAGGAGGAATATGATAATCAACTTAAAGATTCTATAAATGGTATCGGGTATTGA
- a CDS encoding ABC transporter permease — protein sequence MFDRSSTVILFVLYSMPVFWTATLLLMTFSNPDILKIFPASGVQPVEGIPKDASFFEMIRIHIPYLILPTICYTYAQLAFLSRITRVSALEIISMDYIRTAQAKGLSENKVLYKHVFRNALLPIITVFSNIFPAAIGGSVILETIFTIPGMGREIIQAIYNQDYPVIVSVFTITGVLTLLGYLIADILYSIADPRIIYNK from the coding sequence TTGTTTGATCGCAGCAGTACAGTGATTTTATTTGTGTTATACAGCATGCCTGTTTTTTGGACTGCAACCTTACTATTAATGACGTTTTCAAATCCGGATATATTAAAAATATTTCCTGCTTCTGGTGTGCAGCCTGTAGAAGGAATTCCAAAAGATGCTAGCTTTTTCGAAATGATTCGTATTCATATTCCCTATCTTATTTTGCCGACAATATGTTACACCTATGCTCAACTTGCTTTCCTCAGCAGAATTACAAGAGTATCCGCACTCGAAATAATTTCTATGGATTATATCCGCACTGCACAAGCAAAAGGATTGAGTGAAAATAAAGTGTTGTACAAACATGTTTTCCGCAATGCTTTGCTTCCAATAATTACTGTGTTCTCAAATATTTTTCCGGCAGCAATAGGTGGCTCTGTAATCCTCGAAACTATTTTCACAATACCGGGAATGGGTAGGGAAATAATACAGGCAATTTACAATCAGGATTACCCGGTTATAGTAAGTGTTTTTACAATTACCGGTGTACTCACTTTGTTGGGATATTTAATTGCGGATATTTTATACAGCATTGCAGATCCAAGAATTATTTACAACAAATAA